From the Chionomys nivalis chromosome 18, mChiNiv1.1, whole genome shotgun sequence genome, the window GGGGGCACTTGGGGGAGGGGCACTTGGGAGGAGGCTGGCACTGCTTCTGGCTCTGCTGGTAGGACATCTCGGCAGGAATTTGACCTAGAAAAGTATAATAGAAACATTGTCGAGAGGCTTCCAGTGAGCATCGATTGACTTAGTCTGTCACACACAGGCCTCCCATGACCTATCGGCTTCAAAAGCCAAGATTTCTATGAAGTAAAGAGGAGGCACACATCCACCTGTACAGAGCATGACTGTCACAGAGACCAGCATGCATCCCTAACAATACACTCCGAACAAAAGCTCCCTGACCAACACCAAgactccttcctccctcaccattacctccccccaccccaccactaCCCATTGTGGGCCTCTTCCTAAGGTTCTGGTTTAGATCTGGCTTGTCTGTCCCACACACTCCCACATGATGAAATGGTCCCACATGGTCACGTACCAGATGCAACGGAGAGCGGAGGGATTCTGAGCAGGCTGTGGATGAGGAGCCCAGGGCAGAAGCCTTTTTATCCTGTTAGAGCTTGTGAAGCATCACCGGAGCATGCTGTTGTTTTCACAACGCGGGAGGTGACAGTGCTAGCTACTTCCCAGTGATGGCCTCCAGGGCTTTCCTGTGCACGTGCCTAAAGAACTCATAAGGTGGAACCAGGAGGGACTTGTGACTGCAAAAtcacttccttttgttctttcccAGACATTCTCAGCTTTGCACATTCATTCACAAGCTCTAACCCTGTTTCGTCACTCAACAGCGTTAACGTGGAGAGGTACACGGCACACCCTTCACTCAGAAATTAGATGCATTTGATCTGAGAAGACCAGTGCTAACCTGGATGCACCTATGAAGAGTTCAAGCGTAAAGCCCTGGCCTTTATAAGTCAAGTCCCCATTGCACTGCAGACCAAAGCTTGATATGAAGGGAGCTTCAAGGATCCTCTGAGAGTGGCAGCAGAGAAAGGGCAGTTCCATAGGGATGCCATGTGTACAACAAGGGCACAGAAAGACACCTGGAACCAGTTACAGAAGGGGGACCTAGcactctagaaatgacaagacTCACAACTTTTGTTATTAAGAAGGAAGGTCTCCTCAGTCTCCTAATCCCACCCTGAGTATCTGGCAACCCCCATCCTACACTCTGTGTCCGCGAGTGCAATTCATTCTAGAATCCAAATGCAAATGACATCACGAAAAACTGACCTTTCTGTCCAtgatttatttcacttaatgTAATATCTCCCTGGATCATTCATTCATGGTGTCACAGAATAACAGGATTTACCTACTTTTAAGGCAGATTAATATTCTGTTGCTTACATGTGTCCCATGTTCTACAAGCATTCACCCACAGATATACATTTAAGAGGATTCCTTATTATGGATCTTACAAATGGCACTGCAACAAACATAGTGTGTATGTATCTTTTCAGTGTATGACTATCTCTTCCCTTTGGATATACACACACCTGGTGATACTgagaatcacacagaagctaatttttaagtttttcagaaCCTTTATACTATCTTTTATAAAGGCTGACACACTTTACACTTCCAATAAgtattcttccccctcccccaaattatAGGCAATGCTTGTTCTTTCTTGCATCTTTAGTAATAGCTGTTCTAACAAGTGTGAGCCTAAGTCTTATTGTgcctttaatttgcatttctttggtaATTAGGGATAAAACCTCCATTTTTAAGCCCAGTTTACTTTTATTCCTTGCTATTGAGATctctgcattcttttcttttcttttgttttgtttctttttgttttgttttgtttttgttttttgagatagttctttctgtcctggaactagctcttgtagaccaggctgacctcaaaaactacctctgcctcctgagtgctgggattaaaggtgtgctccaccatcacctggctgagATCTTTGCATTCTTAATATACTAGTATATTAACTCTTCAGAGGGTGTATCATTCACATTCACATATTTCCCACCCTATCAGTTGTCTTGactcttccttgtttctttggCTGGACACAGGTATTTTGTTTCTATAGAAACTCatttgccctgtgtgtgtgtgtgtgtgtgtgtgtgtgtgtgcccacatgtatgtgtgtagcgggggtgggggagaagaagagagtaGCACTTAAGGTATGGTTTCTTGTGCTTAGATTCGTTCCTGTTGTTTTATAAATCAATAGTTTCCTTCTTCATTGTTAAATAGCgtttcattgtgtgtatgtatatatgcatatatgtatacatatatatgcatatatacatatacacaccatgTTTTTCCTTAATCCATTCACAAGTTGAATATCATTCAAGAGGCTTTGAGTTTGAAACAATTAAGCACTACACATATCATCACTGAGATTTCCTATGACTAtgacttttgttttccttgaatAAATACTAAATTTTAGAAACAGCGAGCATATATTTAATTTGTAAGGACACTTTTGAAGAAACTTCCAATATGGCAGAAAAATTTTATCTTTCTGCCAGCAGTGGCTGAGGCTAGCCACTCCCCAGCCTCGGCAGGATTCCACACTGCCAGGTAAGAGCTTTAGTTTAGATGGTGACCTGTGCAGTTCATCTGTCATTTCGCTCCTgattgcatttccctaatgagtAATGCCCTGAGCTGATTTGTCATCCATGGACCGTCTTTGTTGaaatatcattttctttcaatatttccCATTTTAATCAGATTGTTTTGTTATTAATGTGTTTTGCTGCTTTTAGAATATTCTAGACTCAAGACTTCAATCAGATTTGTGCTTTGCAAGTTTTTGAACCTGTGAGTTTTAATTATGTATTCTCCAACAGTCACTTGCAAAGCAGaagttttaattatttagttTGTTCTCTGCTGTGTTTTCATTGTAACCTAAGGTGGCCTCAAACACAagatctttctgcttcagtctctcggGTACTGAAATTAGTCATGTACCACTACAGGCATGTGGAATCATCTACCACTACCTCAGTAGTTTTAATTGTGAAGTTCAGTATTTTCCTTTTGAATTATGCTTTTTTGTCATATATGAAAAATTACCATTAAGAATTACGTAACTAAAGTCACAGAATTATGTCCTATATTATATTTTAgaagtgtttattttgttttatacattGATCTATTATCCTTgcctttcatatatatacatatatgaaatatgtgtataaatgtataaacatGCAGTACTAAATATATTTTGCTTAACATGAAGATGCCCAATTGCTTCagcacctttttaaaatttttgtgttattttattttgtttgaagatTTCTACATGAGATCAGTGTGTTTGCTTCATTTGAATCCTTTCCACACTCCCCTCCAGTTCCTCCCATGTCCCCTGACCACAACAAtcctctctcaaattcatgaccccaTCATGTTCATATATTCACGTAGCACCgccacccccatacacacacacaacctactgAGCACACCTCCTATTGCCTAGATTCGCATGTGTTTAGACATGACTGCTTAGGCTTGGGTCTCAGCCCTTagggagaaaaaggaatatggaaaaactcacaaaaaacaaaacaaaacatctgatTTTACCTCCCTTGGCAGCCAtcaattgcctgtagctcttcacctAGGGGTGGGGTCTTGTGACACATTCTCCTGCCCATGCTAACACATCCTTCCTCCAGTAAACTGCCTTAGTATCTTTGTTTGAAATGTATTCTAGGTCTAACTTTGGGCACTAAACATCATAGATCCATGTCTGAACTGCTCCCCATCTCATGAACCAAGGGCCCATTTTCACTGTCCGGCTTGTTAGTCATAAGGCTTTTCTGCCTTTCTCAAATGGAAGATGCTATTTATTTGTTGAAACTTTTTTTTGATGGATTGCTGCTGACTTTTTTTAAgtcacttctctgtttctgtggaaATGATTCTATGTCTTTAGCTTCCCTTTATTTTgatgtgaggccctgtctcagtgACTTCACACACTTCCCTAGAACTGATGTCCATCTGAAGTTTTCCACATCTATTCAGAAGTGTATTTTTAGAAACATGAGTGTCTTCTGAACGTATTTGTGATGTGATGTGGAAGGTGAGATCACAATAACTGTACTTGCCCAAATCAGAGTAGCTAAGAAGGACCAACAGCTCAAGCAGTCACAAATAGACTGCGCAGGTTGCTTAGAATCTACATAGAGGTGTGTCACATGGTCACAGAAGCCAGTCAGACAGCCCTGGTGACACAGGCCACCAGGGTCAGGCTCTCTTGCCCCAGTTCATGGCTTCAATGCCCGACTGGCTCAGAGGAATTAGCAGCTTCTTCTCCTCACTGAGTCACCCAGAAGCCTTGTGATTGACCAGCCATTGAACTGCTCCTGTTGCTGCCCTTATGACTCAAGATGAACCCTCTCTAAGCCGAGAGGAGTATTTGTAGCTGCTTCTATAGAACAATAAGCCAATTGAAAAGCTATTCAATTATGCAAAGATCTGAATCCCTAATGAGGTTAAGACCTTTCTTACATACCCCACAGAGCCTATAATTTCTCTTTTATGTGCACCACAGCTGCAGTCCATCATTTGGTACACTTCCCTTGGGTGATAATAAAGCACCAGCAAAGACAAGCCGGACCTCCTATTACAGTTGTGTCACAGTGCTAACCACACAGTTCACACACAGCTGAAGACAGGAATTGGGAGTTAATGACCAAGTGAGAAGAAATTCAAGGAAAAGAGACAATGATGGTCATTAAGAAGGAGTGGATCTGGTTTGTCTGAAGTCACATATGAGGTCAGGCTATATTCCAAGGTGCTGTTAACATCACCTCTATTTGGCTGACCTCTGCCCTCTGTGTGATCACCTATACCAgaagttcttaacctgtgggttatgacccTTTTGAGGGTCAGACAACTTTTTCAGAGGGGTAACCTAAGACCCTTGGGAAACAAGATGTTTACATTGTGATtcgtaacagcagcaaaattacagtaatgaagtagaaatgaaagtAATCTTATGCTTGGGGGTcgtacaacatgaggaaccgtatagaagggttgcagcattagtgAGGTTGAGCCCACTGCTTTATACGAAGGCACGCCTGAAGAATTACATTGGGACATGAGTTGTGGACTCAGAGCTCTCAGGAGAACCAAGAAGTAACCTGACCACATTTATGGGCATTTGCTGAGGCTCGCTCAGCCCAGCACAGCTGCTGAGAACAGAGACGTCATTTTCCATTCCTCTCTTCCTGTGTGTCTGCAACACTGAGGCTCCGTGGAAACCGTCTGTATTTTCACCACTCATCTGAGCCCCTTTCCCACTATCTAGTTACAGACTCTCAACAATGCAAGAGAAATGGCTCGTGAACTGCAATGACGCTAAGACTGAGCTAAGCACCAGGGACCAAGAGcttctttctgaagagaaagtaaTGCAGGCAAATTCCTTCTCTTGTTGCCTCCTTCACTTTGTTCATCCAGGGCTATGTTCCTAAGATTCTTTGAAAGTCCTGTCCACAAAGGGCCATAAATAACTAGGAACACCTGTACTCCAGACTGCTTTTCCCAAACAGGTGCATCTGCTGGGTGTTCTCCAAATACAGAAAAGGCTGAATTTGCACACAGACTCGTCCTGTGCCTCTAGTGCCTGCCTGAGTAGAAAAGAAGCACCAGGAATGATCCAATGGATTCCATCCATATCAGctttccctccttcctgcagTTCTTGGCCCAGAATGGAAACAATGCATTAACATCAGTTAATGtcagaacaaagagagaaaaaaacataataGTTTAAATTATCATATAGGTTTAATGGGCATACATATTGAGATActttactatatattttatttacaatagAATTAATTATGATATAATTAACTGTGTATACTGCTCATCACCTGCATTTTACAGGTTAGTTCTAAGCCGCAAATACTTTTCTCTGTAAGAAAATGCAAATACAtgatttgatattttaataaccAAAGTATTTAAGCTGCATGTAAATAAGCCATTAACTATAgccaaaattatatttttctttgcacgTAGCATGATAATATAATAATTCAGTCAGATTTCAGCCCACATGAGTTTACTAACAACATCTCCATCTGTGtggtacatttatttatctattaaaagTTAGCAGcttgcttccctccctctgtGCTCAGTAAGTCCACACTACTGTTAGAAGCTGTGAGGTCATCCAGGGACTGTCACCAAAGCCCCACACAGTCCCCCATCACTTCCCAGGCACTCCACTTCTGGAACTCAGGGGACAGCAGTGAATTACATCTGCCCATGTCTACGGGGCAGCATGGGGTCTTTGGACATTACAATATTTTATCCCTTAAGATTTGTTCTTggaaaatattgtgtgtgtgcgcaggtAAAGAATCCATTCACAATCATGACAAGGGAAGTAATACTCCAAGGCATGTGACCCAaaagagggaaacagaaaaggaagtagaaagaaggaagggagggtagaaggaacGCTGATCAGTTTCCAGGAGACCTCAGAGGGAGGCCTGgacaagcttccttcttcctggtTCTATCCTTAACTGGACTTtatggaagttaaaaaaaaaaaaaaaaaagaatgctggaCATGCGTTCAGGTAACACCTCCTCTGGTTGTGAAAGCAAGGGCATACCCAGGTGACATCACCAATTACACAGGATAAAAGAGCCCTGACCCTGGGCTCCTCAGACACAGCATCCTCAGACACAGACTTCTCCTGCATCTTCTGCATCGAGTGAGTATCCAGCAAGGGTGGGCTCTGGCATGAGAAGTTGGGAGGGAACACTATGATTTcaggggaaaagagaagagggatAAGGTCTTCCATAAAAACCCAGCCACGAGGTGCAGTGGGGAAGATAAGCAGTTTCTGgtattcaatttaaaaaacaatgagtTTGTAGTAGGTGATTATTCAAAACGGTAGaatcatgggggtggggggtgagggaaTGACAAAAATTCTGCAACCTACAAAAGGCCACACCCAGGAGCTCAGCATCCACCCCCACACTTCACCTCCCTCCATTCAGGAGTTCACATTGCTTCCTATGCTACCTCTACTCCAGCTTAGTTTTCCCTAGCAGGTACATCTGCTGGGTCCtcttcaaagacagaaaatgcCAGACTCACACACAGACTTGGCCTGTGCTTCTGGTGTCTGGGTAGAGAACAGAGTGGGAGGCAGCTGGCATGATCCAATGCATTCCATGCACATCAGCTTTCCCACCTTCCTGCATTTCTTGGCCCAGAAAGAAGACAATTCCAGAGATAAAGAGACACTGGATTGTACATTACTGatgattgttttctttgcttaccAGGTTGACTCCTGCCGAGATGTCCTACCAGCAGAACCAGAAGCAGTGCCAGCCTCCTCCCAAGTGCCCCTCCCCCAAGTGCCCCCCAAAGAGCACAGCACAGTGTCTGCCTGCAGCCTCCTCCTGCTGTGCTACAAGCTCTGGGGGCTGCAGTGTCCCCAGCTCTGAGGGAGGCTGCTTCCTGAGCCACCACAGGCGCAGGTCCCACAGATGCAGGCGCAGGAGCTCCAGTTCCTGTGACCGTGGCAGCTCCTGTGACCGTGGCAGCTCCTGTGACCGTGGCAGTGGCCAAAAGTCTGGGGGCTCAGGCTGTGGCCACAGCTCTGGGGGCTGCTGCTGACCTGGATcctgaggctgagacaagagagtTTGGAGGAAACAAGAATCCCACAGGCCACAGAAAGCCAGTCTTGTCTAGTCCATCCCTGGAGACTTTTCTCTGTTTGATACCCTGGGCCCTAATCCCCACTCTTACTATGGAGTAGCAGTGTCTGTCCCTAACTCTGACCAAGAATAAAGCTTCTATTTAAAGACATACTGGTGTCTCACTGTCATTGTTTTCTGTCCCTCCCCAGGTAGCAGGTACATGCTCCTCCTCTGTAACTCTCAGCTTCAACGCTTCACAAATCCAgagcataaaagaaaaagatcataACTCTGTAAGGAAAGTTTAGAGATTTGTCAGGTCTGCTAATGCTCACTTCAGCTGAAGCACCGGGGCAGGAAGAGGACAAGGCCAAGGTCTCTAACAAGGAATGATGTGTCCTATAAACTGCAGAGAGCATATTCATCTCACAGTGGAACCCCGTGCCTACTGGGAGGAGCCCCTGTTCTGTTTGATTTCTAGCATTTAATTAAGAGACAATGAATTTGTAGTTAGATAAGTATTCAAATAGAGAAAcccattttttaaagtatgaatGTTGTGGCTTTCCAAGGAGGTACTGATAGACAATTTTGGCTATAAAAAATGGTTTAgaaccaggg encodes:
- the LOC130890171 gene encoding late cornified envelope protein 3D-like; the protein is MSYQQNQKQCQPPPKCPSPKCPPKSTAQCLPAASSCCATSSGGCSVPSSEGGCFLSHHRRRSHRCRRRSSSSCDRGSSCDRGSSCDRGSGQKSGGSGCGHSSGGCC